A section of the Alkalihalobacillus sp. LMS39 genome encodes:
- a CDS encoding CheR family methyltransferase yields MDEAHVEINKANNIERKSFYIAGVGASAGGLEALEVMLDHLPAETGIAFVVIQHLSPNNKSFMAELLTRHTEMDIVEIEHNMVVEPNHVYLLPPKQTVTVNDGKLLLAEKIDTKLHLPIDIFFHSLANDQASKAIGIILSGTGSDGSKGIRAIKAHGGITIVQEETDAKFDGMPKSAILTGEVDYILKADEIGRDIQSIVKGNFSLASLPLPISEEQLDENSDFADILLLIKKMFHIDFSYYKLKSVMRRIEKRMGINRFSNLHDYLQFLINNPDEITNLKKDLLIGVTSFFRDPEAFKELQKEVIPKIFETNKESKEIRVWVAACSTGEEAYTLAILCKMYMDEIKGNYQIKIFATDIDEAAIEFASQGIYSELSVQSLSEEIRNQFFMKTSDGYQVSEKIRKMIVFAQHNLLRNPPFINLDLISCRNFLIYLQAESQQKLMSLFHFALHSKGYLFLGSSETVGKSNLFYPYIRKWSIYQYRHSKSAYTPNMISYDDHMINRVRVSRKKTGASSYEPTTYSFSDAIDKSILKEYVSPTVIIDEDNKMIHSTGPVHQILRFPQGELTTNILKLVHEDLDLTVRAAIRKVRQDQVEVFYHDVKVKIEGEVKIINVKAKPFRLHDHDKLVILFFEEGGQKVSHFRIQDQFDSSNEFVRRIDELELELQHTKEYLQITKEELETSNEELQSTNEELIAANEELQSSNEELQSLNEELMTVNTEYQEKIMLLTELTDDMDNLLVSTKIGTIFLDDNLCIRRFTPAIEKEINLIEVDIGRPLSHISHNFTYHSFVEDARQVLESSQAIEKEISTKDGKWYFLRVLPYLSKNQKLEGVVLTFHDITDLKKLNEQLQLLSYAIQNSPVSVSIFNKEGQIVYANEQFTKQTGLEQEEIKGKTLGEILPHEEEQLWKKLESGEMWDGEVEHRNKHGEQLWESVTLMPLINEEGNTFSYLRIAENVTEKKHTETLLLESEMMLAIGQLAAGVAHEIRNPLTSLKGFTKLLETNTAGKKYLEIMDSELDRINMIVSELLFLSKPRSIEFEEKNLIMIIKDVCSLLEAQANMNNIEILKELDTEKYQIRCVEYQIKQVFINLIKNAVEAMPNGGTLTVTAVLQEDSIEISIKDTGKGIPENIRKKIGQPFFTTKEKGTGLGLMVTQKIIHNHDGVMTIQSEVNKGTNITIIL; encoded by the coding sequence TTGGATGAAGCTCATGTAGAAATTAACAAAGCAAATAATATTGAAAGAAAATCATTTTATATTGCAGGAGTCGGGGCTTCAGCGGGTGGGTTAGAAGCATTAGAGGTGATGCTTGATCATTTACCAGCCGAAACGGGGATAGCCTTTGTTGTAATTCAACATTTATCCCCTAACAATAAGAGCTTTATGGCAGAACTCCTGACAAGACATACTGAAATGGATATTGTCGAAATCGAACATAATATGGTTGTCGAACCCAATCATGTTTATTTATTACCACCAAAACAAACGGTAACGGTAAATGACGGCAAACTATTACTAGCAGAAAAAATAGATACAAAACTCCACTTACCTATCGACATATTTTTTCATTCTTTAGCCAATGATCAGGCTTCAAAAGCAATAGGAATTATTTTATCCGGTACAGGAAGTGATGGCTCTAAAGGAATTCGTGCGATAAAAGCACATGGTGGGATTACAATAGTACAAGAAGAGACAGATGCTAAATTTGACGGGATGCCGAAAAGCGCGATTTTAACAGGTGAAGTTGACTATATCCTCAAGGCAGACGAAATTGGCAGGGATATCCAAAGTATTGTTAAAGGGAACTTTAGTTTAGCTTCCTTACCATTGCCGATTTCGGAAGAACAGTTAGATGAGAATAGTGATTTTGCTGACATTCTATTATTAATTAAGAAGATGTTTCATATTGATTTTTCTTATTATAAATTAAAAAGTGTAATGCGTAGGATCGAGAAAAGAATGGGGATCAATCGATTCTCTAATTTACATGACTATTTACAATTTCTTATAAATAATCCAGATGAAATCACAAATCTAAAAAAAGATTTGTTAATTGGAGTGACATCGTTCTTTCGTGACCCAGAAGCATTTAAAGAATTACAAAAGGAAGTCATTCCGAAAATCTTTGAAACGAATAAAGAGAGTAAAGAAATAAGGGTTTGGGTAGCGGCGTGTTCGACAGGGGAAGAAGCGTATACACTAGCTATCTTATGTAAAATGTATATGGATGAAATCAAAGGAAACTATCAAATAAAAATATTTGCTACAGATATTGATGAGGCAGCGATTGAATTTGCAAGTCAAGGGATATACTCAGAGTTGAGCGTGCAATCTTTGTCTGAAGAGATACGGAACCAATTTTTCATGAAGACAAGTGACGGCTATCAAGTAAGTGAAAAAATTAGAAAGATGATTGTATTTGCTCAACATAATCTTTTACGTAATCCGCCATTTATTAATTTAGATTTGATTTCATGCCGTAATTTTCTCATCTACTTACAAGCGGAATCACAACAAAAACTGATGTCGCTATTTCATTTTGCGTTACATTCAAAAGGGTATTTATTTTTAGGATCGAGTGAAACGGTTGGTAAATCGAATTTATTTTATCCTTACATACGAAAATGGAGTATTTACCAATATCGACATAGTAAGAGTGCATATACACCAAATATGATAAGTTATGATGATCATATGATTAATCGAGTGAGAGTGTCACGTAAGAAGACGGGAGCTTCTTCTTATGAACCGACAACTTATTCATTTTCAGATGCCATTGATAAGTCGATTTTAAAAGAATATGTTTCGCCCACTGTCATCATTGATGAAGACAATAAAATGATTCATTCCACTGGTCCCGTTCATCAAATTCTTCGATTTCCACAAGGTGAGCTAACGACAAATATTTTAAAACTTGTTCATGAAGATTTGGATTTAACCGTTCGAGCAGCGATTCGTAAAGTCCGTCAAGACCAAGTAGAAGTCTTTTATCATGATGTGAAAGTGAAAATAGAAGGGGAAGTGAAAATAATAAATGTAAAGGCCAAACCTTTTCGTTTGCACGATCACGATAAATTGGTCATTCTCTTTTTTGAAGAAGGTGGACAAAAGGTTTCGCACTTTCGTATTCAAGACCAATTTGACTCAAGTAATGAATTTGTTCGGCGGATTGATGAATTAGAATTAGAACTACAGCATACAAAAGAATATTTACAAATTACAAAAGAAGAGCTTGAAACTTCAAACGAAGAGTTGCAATCAACAAATGAAGAATTAATTGCAGCTAATGAAGAGTTGCAAAGTTCAAATGAGGAGCTACAATCGTTAAACGAAGAGTTAATGACAGTCAATACAGAATACCAAGAAAAAATAATGTTGTTGACTGAATTAACAGATGATATGGATAATCTCTTAGTTAGTACAAAAATCGGTACAATCTTCCTTGACGATAATTTGTGTATTCGACGATTTACGCCTGCGATAGAGAAAGAAATCAATTTAATAGAAGTCGATATTGGGAGACCACTTAGTCACATTTCGCATAATTTTACTTATCATTCTTTTGTAGAGGATGCAAGACAAGTTCTCGAAAGTTCTCAAGCCATTGAAAAAGAAATCTCAACGAAAGATGGGAAATGGTATTTTCTTAGAGTGTTGCCATATCTGTCAAAAAATCAAAAGCTTGAAGGGGTTGTTTTAACATTCCACGACATTACAGATTTGAAAAAATTAAACGAACAGCTCCAGTTGCTTTCTTACGCAATTCAAAATAGCCCTGTAAGTGTATCTATCTTTAATAAAGAAGGTCAAATCGTATATGCCAATGAACAATTTACGAAGCAAACAGGCCTAGAACAAGAAGAAATAAAAGGTAAAACGCTAGGTGAGATATTACCGCATGAAGAAGAGCAGTTATGGAAGAAGCTAGAGTCTGGAGAAATGTGGGATGGAGAAGTTGAACATCGAAATAAGCATGGCGAACAGTTATGGGAGTCTGTCACACTGATGCCACTTATAAATGAAGAAGGAAATACATTTAGCTATCTTCGCATTGCTGAAAATGTGACTGAGAAAAAACACACCGAAACATTATTACTAGAGTCTGAAATGATGTTAGCCATCGGTCAGCTTGCTGCAGGGGTAGCACACGAAATTCGAAATCCTCTAACATCATTAAAAGGCTTCACGAAATTATTAGAAACAAATACGGCAGGCAAAAAATATTTAGAAATTATGGATTCTGAGCTAGACCGGATAAATATGATAGTAAGTGAACTTTTGTTTTTAAGTAAACCACGTTCGATAGAATTTGAAGAGAAAAATCTAATTATGATTATTAAAGATGTATGTAGCCTACTCGAAGCCCAAGCCAATATGAACAATATTGAAATACTAAAAGAGCTAGATACTGAGAAATATCAAATCCGTTGTGTTGAATATCAAATTAAGCAAGTGTTTATTAATCTTATCAAAAATGCGGTCGAAGCGATGCCAAATGGTGGGACATTGACGGTTACAGCCGTATTGCAGGAAGATTCGATTGAAATTAGCATAAAAGACACAGGTAAAGGCATTCCAGAAAATATCCGTAAAAAAATTGGACAACCATTTTTTACAACGAAAGAAAAAGGAACAGGGCTAGGGCTGATGGTAACACAAAAGATTATTCATAATCATGATGGTGTAATGACAATCCAAAGCGAAGTTAATAAAGGGACCAATATAACAATTATATTGTAA
- a CDS encoding HAD family hydrolase yields the protein MQPKAIVFDLDGTLLTSEKTITERTKQALEKMKANEIPLLFATARPPRFTVFNDIDFASLGSLIFYNGALFHCPYTKETKLVSIANPLAKAIIQFILSVDEQANVSIEVQDKWYSPKPLDYRTLMKVEQNPTVIDYSTFTSFDCTKILVTDFRYADKLHEKYRDLVTIHVTDSGQLVQIMARHCSKETAVEYLLTKQKISLEDTLCFGDDYNDVGLFQSCGYSVAMGNAMMEVKEIATEVTDTNDYDGVAKVLERFF from the coding sequence TTGCAGCCAAAAGCCATCGTCTTTGATTTAGACGGTACATTATTAACGTCAGAAAAAACAATCACAGAACGTACAAAACAAGCTTTGGAGAAAATGAAAGCTAACGAAATTCCTCTTCTTTTCGCAACTGCCAGGCCACCGCGATTTACTGTATTTAATGACATTGATTTTGCATCATTAGGATCGCTGATTTTTTATAATGGAGCTTTATTTCATTGTCCTTACACAAAGGAAACAAAGCTTGTCTCCATTGCCAATCCATTAGCAAAGGCTATCATCCAGTTCATCCTTTCCGTAGATGAACAAGCCAATGTCAGTATTGAAGTGCAAGATAAATGGTATTCTCCTAAACCACTAGACTATCGTACATTGATGAAAGTAGAACAGAACCCAACAGTAATCGATTATTCTACTTTTACCTCATTTGATTGTACAAAAATTTTAGTAACAGATTTTCGGTACGCTGATAAGCTCCATGAAAAATACAGGGACCTAGTCACGATCCACGTGACTGATTCCGGTCAATTAGTGCAAATCATGGCACGACATTGTTCAAAAGAGACAGCTGTCGAATATTTATTAACAAAACAAAAGATCTCCTTAGAAGATACTCTTTGTTTTGGCGATGATTATAATGACGTTGGTTTGTTTCAAAGTTGTGGATACTCTGTGGCCATGGGGAATGCGATGATGGAAGTAAAAGAAATAGCAACTGAAGTAACTGATACAAATGACTATGATGGTGTCGCAAAAGTATTAGAACGCTTTTTTTAA
- a CDS encoding ABC transporter ATP-binding protein: MKIVEVENVSKSYQSKNNEKTYEALRHISFHIEKGEFVGIMGSSGSGKTTLLNVLGSLDKPTSGTIKINDKDVISLKKDELAKHRVENIGFIFQDYNLLETMTLKENIILPLALQEQDSEVLEEKLTPLVKKLGIEEVIDKYPYEVSGGQQQRAAACRALITNPAIILADEPTGNLDSASSEDLLLLLQEMNEHFQVTILMVTHDVFAASYCERILFIKDGVFIDEVKKQDNNENYITIIMSKMRVLGGKSS; this comes from the coding sequence ATGAAAATTGTTGAAGTTGAAAATGTGAGCAAAAGCTATCAATCTAAAAATAATGAAAAGACATATGAAGCGTTACGACATATAAGTTTTCATATTGAAAAAGGAGAATTTGTTGGCATAATGGGCTCATCTGGTTCTGGGAAGACAACATTGTTAAATGTACTTGGCAGTTTAGATAAACCGACGTCAGGAACGATAAAAATAAACGACAAAGACGTTATCTCATTAAAAAAAGATGAGTTAGCCAAACATCGAGTAGAGAATATTGGCTTTATTTTTCAAGATTATAACTTATTAGAAACAATGACGTTAAAGGAAAATATTATTTTGCCATTAGCCCTTCAAGAGCAAGATTCGGAAGTACTCGAAGAAAAGCTTACACCACTTGTGAAAAAACTTGGGATAGAGGAAGTAATCGATAAATATCCATATGAAGTATCCGGTGGTCAACAACAAAGAGCAGCGGCATGTCGGGCATTAATTACAAATCCAGCGATAATTTTGGCAGATGAGCCGACTGGCAACTTAGATTCAGCATCAAGTGAGGATTTACTTTTGCTTTTACAAGAAATGAATGAACATTTTCAAGTTACCATTTTGATGGTCACACATGATGTCTTTGCAGCAAGCTATTGTGAGAGGATATTGTTTATTAAAGATGGTGTGTTCATTGATGAAGTGAAGAAACAGGATAATAATGAGAATTACATTACGATAATTATGAGCAAGATGAGGGTGCTTGGAGGAAAGTCATCATGA
- a CDS encoding ABC transporter permease, translated as MNLQHLAWRNMKQNRVKYGMYFFALTFCIFTSYTFFALLFNDAVVEAFLRNERFAVLLGSTSIIIIVFVLFFLIHSNHSFMKARKKEISTYVLFGMTEKKIATLLFYETMIVGIPGLMIGIVIGIFFSKLVTYLIFSLSLPLYSSSPAALIELEAIILTVLFYIAIYVVIIIANYLSIRNEELVDLFKAEKVAEERWEGSIYVLVFSILITAVGYGLALLPNSDTVVNLMILIVLFVIQGTFFFFWSGVAKVIYLIKRWKKKYYQAPNLIAVSSASHQMKSMSSLLATIAILTTLATTAMATAYTLYQQIEINTYNSVGYDLLYFDKDEEVKREIVETLNQYGQRVTEELSYELYEASVALAHFYGDVHVFPLTTYNQIVDNSKSSAVPIELKKGEVLFVDALSYQFIKKEEINEKIQIEDFHFTVKETAVFSFMSGGVDRAIVVQDEQFQDMYEQEVLSLVGHVQAMNYTDALRSEDSYKEVASLLTAKNVEFRTTFKEYHDAINLFGLICFIGLFISAIVIVMTASLLYFKQILVAEEEKHQYKMLRKIGLNDKMERKVLTKRIIPIYLIPLGVGLIHSLFAMKAADTIIFSAMIPQENSYFVVLASSSVMYAMYILVYGMFYFITKVHYTKIIRGEG; from the coding sequence ATGAACTTACAACACCTTGCATGGCGTAACATGAAGCAAAACCGAGTGAAATACGGGATGTATTTTTTCGCACTAACATTTTGTATTTTTACAAGCTATACTTTTTTTGCTTTGTTGTTTAACGACGCTGTCGTCGAGGCGTTTTTGCGTAATGAACGCTTTGCTGTTTTGCTCGGAAGTACGAGTATTATCATTATCGTGTTTGTCTTGTTTTTTCTCATTCATTCAAACCATAGTTTTATGAAAGCAAGAAAAAAAGAAATTTCTACTTATGTGTTATTTGGAATGACAGAGAAAAAAATAGCAACATTGCTTTTCTATGAAACAATGATAGTCGGTATACCAGGTTTAATGATCGGTATTGTTATTGGGATATTTTTTTCAAAATTGGTTACATATTTAATCTTTTCACTTTCATTACCTCTTTATTCAAGTAGTCCAGCAGCTTTAATTGAATTAGAAGCAATTATACTAACCGTTCTTTTTTATATTGCTATTTATGTCGTTATTATAATCGCTAATTATTTATCCATTCGAAACGAAGAGTTAGTCGATTTATTTAAAGCAGAAAAAGTAGCTGAGGAGCGGTGGGAAGGTTCCATTTATGTGTTAGTATTTTCGATTCTCATCACTGCGGTTGGGTACGGTTTAGCTTTATTACCGAACTCTGATACGGTCGTTAATTTGATGATTTTGATTGTCCTTTTTGTGATTCAAGGTACGTTTTTCTTTTTTTGGAGTGGGGTAGCAAAAGTTATTTATTTAATTAAACGATGGAAGAAGAAGTATTATCAAGCCCCCAATTTAATAGCCGTATCATCTGCGTCCCACCAAATGAAATCGATGTCTTCTTTACTAGCTACCATTGCAATCTTAACTACTTTAGCGACAACAGCAATGGCAACGGCCTATACACTTTATCAACAAATTGAAATAAATACATACAATAGTGTCGGCTATGATTTATTATATTTTGATAAAGATGAGGAAGTAAAACGAGAAATCGTAGAAACATTGAATCAATATGGACAAAGGGTGACTGAGGAACTTTCATATGAACTTTACGAAGCCTCTGTTGCACTCGCTCATTTTTACGGTGATGTTCATGTATTTCCGTTAACGACATACAATCAAATTGTCGACAACTCCAAAAGTAGCGCTGTTCCAATTGAATTAAAAAAAGGAGAAGTTCTTTTCGTAGATGCGTTATCTTACCAATTTATAAAAAAAGAGGAGATAAATGAAAAGATCCAAATTGAAGATTTTCATTTTACGGTAAAAGAAACAGCCGTCTTCTCTTTTATGTCTGGTGGAGTAGATAGAGCGATCGTTGTCCAGGATGAACAGTTTCAGGATATGTATGAGCAAGAGGTGCTGTCACTAGTCGGTCATGTACAAGCGATGAACTATACAGATGCTTTAAGGTCGGAGGACAGTTATAAAGAGGTGGCTTCGCTATTAACAGCAAAAAATGTCGAGTTTCGCACGACTTTTAAAGAATATCACGACGCAATTAATTTGTTTGGGCTTATATGTTTTATTGGGTTATTCATTAGTGCCATTGTCATTGTAATGACAGCGAGTTTGCTTTATTTTAAACAAATATTAGTAGCAGAAGAAGAAAAACATCAATATAAAATGCTTAGAAAAATAGGGTTGAATGACAAAATGGAAAGGAAAGTTTTAACAAAAAGAATAATACCTATTTATTTAATTCCCCTTGGGGTTGGCCTTATTCATAGCTTATTTGCAATGAAAGCAGCTGATACGATTATATTCTCAGCGATGATACCACAAGAAAATTCGTACTTTGTTGTACTCGCATCGTCAAGTGTAATGTATGCAATGTACATCCTTGTATACGGAATGTTTTACTTTATCACAAAAGTGCATTATACAAAAATTATTAGAGGAGAGGGTTAA
- a CDS encoding serine hydrolase domain-containing protein, with product MDKRKVEQLIREWNVPGVSIATINQNEVKQIHYGVLEADTSYDVGDTSMFHACSMSKLVTAILVMKLTEEGAFTLDENINDKLKSWKVKDSPPLIEEQPVTLRLLLSHQGGIIDPDGSFSNGTIGENVRMQDLLDGKTAFCSETIEPNVQPGSEFHYSDAGYCIVQQVIEDVCDTSFEDVMRMKIFEPLNMNESAYRVSEHNKTAACGHNKNGVVTDKYTHYPFPAASGLWTTSRDLARVLVELFESLEGKGKLGLTKEAVEQLLTGQGGREWAGLGLFLERKNTKLQANSFGWGVGFQSMIRLYPKNATGIVIMTNIDLGVHQYEGLIGRVLECWE from the coding sequence ATGGACAAACGAAAAGTTGAACAATTGATAAGAGAATGGAATGTTCCAGGTGTAAGCATTGCAACAATAAATCAAAATGAAGTCAAACAAATACACTACGGAGTACTAGAAGCGGACACAAGCTATGATGTTGGGGATACATCAATGTTTCATGCTTGTTCAATGAGTAAGTTAGTAACGGCTATTTTAGTGATGAAGTTAACTGAAGAAGGAGCATTCACTCTTGATGAAAATATAAATGACAAGCTAAAAAGCTGGAAGGTAAAAGACAGTCCTCCTTTGATAGAAGAGCAACCAGTCACATTACGCTTGTTACTAAGTCACCAAGGCGGGATTATCGATCCAGATGGAAGTTTTTCAAATGGGACGATTGGTGAAAACGTGAGGATGCAGGATCTATTAGATGGAAAGACAGCTTTTTGTTCCGAAACAATTGAACCAAATGTTCAGCCAGGAAGTGAATTTCATTATTCAGATGCAGGCTATTGTATTGTTCAACAAGTCATAGAAGATGTATGTGACACTTCTTTTGAAGATGTGATGAGAATGAAAATCTTTGAACCGCTCAATATGAATGAAAGTGCTTATCGTGTGAGCGAGCATAACAAAACGGCTGCATGTGGACATAATAAAAATGGGGTTGTTACAGATAAATATACCCATTATCCATTTCCAGCAGCCTCAGGACTATGGACTACAAGCAGAGACTTAGCTCGTGTTCTTGTGGAGTTGTTTGAGAGCTTGGAAGGGAAAGGCAAGTTAGGTTTGACGAAAGAAGCGGTCGAACAGCTCCTCACAGGACAAGGAGGAAGAGAGTGGGCCGGACTTGGCTTGTTTTTAGAACGAAAAAACACGAAACTTCAAGCTAATTCATTTGGTTGGGGTGTGGGTTTTCAATCGATGATTCGCTTATATCCAAAAAACGCTACAGGGATTGTTATCATGACAAATATCGATTTAGGAGTGCACCAGTATGAGGGATTGATTGGGAGAGTGCTAGAATGTTGGGAGTAG
- a CDS encoding methyl-accepting chemotaxis protein, whose amino-acid sequence MKANNIFVTTMIAVLILSIIGSLFFTNTFASVALTVLSLIISIGLFFHYKQSATHLNTIYSGIKKAALSDYILIEHAAETVRNMTKSMNSQSGNSRQTVINNLQTFLNDNDHYLGVWAAWEPNSFDNNDTHSIGQFGNQIGQMSPYLVRNGNGIEVSFLDDLHAETFYTTPMKEGKLTVIDPFFFDINGENVLMTTVAAPMISKGKIIGVVGVDIQLKSAKTINRELLTLSVNQSNVTLSDQIEKLQSLGGLYRRIGQAIAALQVEQKEMLQYLDKTTKAVFETTEEFLTISKQSSAAANEVSSAITDIAEGASGQATDTERGSEQVEMLGQIIEKDQIQLTNLNQLITEIIAQKREAEQVTKQLIQSNDESTVTVKKVAATIKQSTESAKKIERASVGILDITEQTNLLALNASIEAARAGEYGKGFAVVANEIRKLAEQSKQFSEEITTDIHELGHKSKEAVNTMNGLETIISNQSTNVKNVDNTLSHISLSVETIEKSIQDLNNSGIEMDSKKNELIEIMQNLSAIAQENAAGTEEITASIEELSTNVDRSATSSVQLHDIVNELKLVAERLKV is encoded by the coding sequence ATGAAAGCAAACAACATATTTGTCACTACCATGATAGCAGTTTTGATATTATCAATTATCGGGAGTTTGTTTTTTACAAACACATTTGCTAGTGTCGCACTAACCGTTTTATCTCTCATTATCTCTATCGGACTTTTCTTTCATTACAAGCAATCAGCGACACATCTCAATACCATTTATAGCGGAATTAAAAAAGCAGCACTTAGTGATTATATATTAATTGAACATGCCGCTGAAACAGTTAGAAATATGACTAAATCGATGAATTCTCAATCTGGAAATAGCAGACAAACCGTCATCAATAATCTTCAAACATTTTTAAACGATAATGACCACTATTTAGGTGTTTGGGCTGCTTGGGAACCAAATTCTTTTGATAACAACGACACCCATTCTATCGGTCAATTCGGAAATCAAATCGGACAAATGTCCCCCTATCTCGTACGTAATGGAAATGGTATTGAAGTAAGCTTTTTAGATGACTTACATGCCGAGACTTTTTACACTACACCAATGAAAGAAGGAAAACTTACAGTTATTGACCCTTTCTTCTTTGATATTAATGGTGAAAATGTTTTAATGACGACCGTCGCCGCACCTATGATTTCAAAAGGAAAAATAATAGGAGTTGTGGGGGTCGACATTCAGTTAAAGTCAGCAAAAACAATTAATCGTGAGCTTCTTACCCTTTCAGTAAATCAATCAAATGTTACACTTTCTGATCAAATCGAAAAATTACAGTCGTTAGGTGGATTATATCGACGCATTGGACAAGCAATTGCCGCATTACAAGTTGAACAAAAAGAAATGCTACAATACTTAGATAAAACGACAAAAGCTGTCTTTGAAACAACAGAAGAATTCCTTACAATCTCAAAACAATCTTCAGCGGCAGCCAATGAAGTGTCATCCGCGATTACTGATATTGCCGAAGGGGCTTCAGGACAGGCAACAGATACTGAAAGAGGTAGCGAACAAGTGGAAATGCTTGGCCAAATTATTGAAAAAGACCAAATTCAATTAACGAACCTCAATCAATTAATTACTGAAATCATTGCTCAAAAAAGAGAAGCAGAGCAAGTAACAAAACAATTAATTCAATCAAATGATGAAAGTACGGTAACTGTAAAAAAAGTTGCGGCTACGATAAAACAGTCCACAGAAAGCGCAAAAAAAATTGAGCGGGCAAGTGTCGGCATACTAGACATTACAGAACAAACAAATCTACTCGCACTTAATGCTTCCATTGAAGCAGCAAGAGCTGGAGAATACGGAAAAGGGTTTGCTGTTGTTGCCAATGAAATAAGAAAATTAGCAGAGCAATCGAAACAATTTTCAGAAGAAATCACGACTGATATCCATGAATTAGGTCATAAATCTAAAGAAGCTGTCAATACAATGAATGGGCTAGAAACGATTATCTCTAATCAATCAACAAACGTGAAAAATGTTGATAATACATTAAGTCATATTTCTTTATCCGTTGAAACGATAGAGAAAAGCATTCAAGACTTGAACAATTCTGGTATTGAAATGGATTCAAAGAAAAATGAATTAATCGAGATTATGCAAAACCTATCCGCCATTGCCCAAGAAAATGCCGCTGGAACAGAAGAAATTACTGCCTCTATTGAGGAGCTTTCCACTAACGTCGATAGATCCGCAACATCTAGTGTTCAATTACATGATATTGTAAATGAATTAAAGCTAGTAGCAGAAAGATTAAAAGTATAA
- a CDS encoding GNAT family protein, with protein sequence MFPMLQTERLVLREIKTSDKKEIFTCFSNSQLLRFYGMEQMKAVTDAEQLINAFAFNFKEKKGIRWGIELKETNQLIGTIGFNLWMPKHKRAEVGYEILPQYWGQGYAKEALREVVSYGFETMQLSRIGAVVFIENDRSNHLLTKFGFQREGVLRNYMVQNDQSYDTYVYSLLKAECREPKTGQ encoded by the coding sequence GTGTTTCCTATGTTACAAACAGAACGATTAGTATTAAGAGAAATCAAAACAAGTGATAAGAAAGAGATATTCACTTGTTTCTCCAACTCGCAATTACTCCGCTTTTATGGCATGGAACAAATGAAGGCAGTAACAGATGCAGAACAACTGATTAATGCTTTTGCTTTTAACTTTAAAGAGAAAAAAGGAATACGGTGGGGAATAGAATTAAAGGAAACAAATCAGCTTATTGGTACAATTGGTTTTAATCTGTGGATGCCAAAGCATAAACGAGCAGAAGTTGGATATGAAATTCTTCCGCAATATTGGGGACAAGGGTATGCGAAAGAAGCGTTGCGAGAAGTCGTATCTTATGGGTTTGAGACAATGCAACTTTCTCGGATTGGAGCGGTTGTATTTATAGAAAACGACCGGTCGAATCATTTACTAACAAAGTTTGGGTTTCAAAGAGAAGGTGTACTCCGCAATTATATGGTACAAAATGATCAATCTTATGATACGTATGTTTACTCGTTACTTAAGGCAGAATGTAGAGAACCTAAAACAGGGCAATGA
- a CDS encoding SRPBCC domain-containing protein, translated as MFVEDIKKTMTLQAPIDKVWQTVSTAKGIESWFMPNDFEAKVGHEFHLQSPFGPSPCKVIDLSEPHHLTFSWDTDGWIVTFELREVSEGKTEFTLLHSGWKDAVVSKVNEDSAVVRERMNHGWDDIVHNRLRAVVEGN; from the coding sequence ATGTTTGTGGAAGATATTAAAAAAACAATGACATTACAAGCACCTATTGATAAAGTTTGGCAAACTGTGTCAACGGCAAAAGGAATTGAGTCTTGGTTTATGCCGAATGACTTTGAGGCAAAGGTTGGGCATGAATTTCACCTTCAATCACCATTTGGTCCGTCCCCATGTAAAGTGATTGACCTTTCTGAACCTCATCACCTTACATTTTCATGGGACACAGACGGTTGGATCGTCACCTTTGAACTGCGTGAAGTGTCAGAAGGAAAAACAGAATTTACATTACTTCATAGTGGATGGAAAGACGCTGTTGTCTCAAAAGTAAATGAAGATAGTGCGGTTGTGCGGGAACGTATGAATCATGGTTGGGACGATATTGTTCATAATCGATTGCGTGCAGTGGTCGAAGGAAATTAA